A genomic window from Anthonomus grandis grandis chromosome 2, icAntGran1.3, whole genome shotgun sequence includes:
- the LOC126750130 gene encoding ejaculatory bulb-specific protein 3-like: MKYYYSILVLVVLASIALAQNPYTTKYDNVDVDRILKNDRVLTNYIKCMMDEGPCTAEGRELKKTLPDALASGCSKCNDKQKSTTEKVIKHLMNKRTKDWERLSKKYDPQGVYKQKYEHLLKTV; the protein is encoded by the exons ATGAAATACTACTATAGTATACTAGTTTTGGTTGTACTAGCTAGTATAGCGCTAGCTCAAAATCCATACACTACAAAATACGACAATGTGGATGTAGATCGGATTTTGAAAAACGACAGGGTGCTgactaattatattaaatgtatGATGGACGAAGGGCCGTGTACAGCCGAAGGAAGGGAACTTAAAA aaactctTCCGGATGCCTTGGCCAGCGGCTGCTCAAAATGTAATGATAAACAAAAATCTACAACAGAAAAAGTTATAAAGCACTTGATGAACAAACGAACAAAAGACTGGGAAAGACTCTCGAAAAAATATGATCCTCAGGGTGTTTACAAACAGAAATATGAACACTTGTTAAAGACTGTTTAA